A genome region from Jeotgalibacillus aurantiacus includes the following:
- a CDS encoding toxic anion resistance protein yields MSDQNQYNTDLKDKNTMMDDLLSNPFGDQELVNVNETKTSPAPKRMADMLSEQDRRQAEQISQQIDPGDHQSILQYGTAAQSKLSNFSHSMLDHVQRKDVGPIGDILKELMDRLEQINPDELSNEKKNVFSKLFNRVSSSVNEILSKYQKVGAQVDRISVKLDHSKKSLMDDIQMLDQLYDQNKAYFQALNIYIAAAELKRDELEQSVIPALRKKAEQSNDQMAYQEVNDMMQFMDRLDKRIHDLQLSRQITIQSAPQIRMIQNINQALAEKIQASILTAIPLWKNQIAIALTLFRQQRAVEAQKQVTKTTNELLLKNSEMLKTNSIETAKENERGIVDIETLKTTQANLVQTLEETLRIQQEGREKRRLAETEIQSMEAELKQQLLQLKNNNNR; encoded by the coding sequence ATGTCGGATCAAAATCAGTACAATACGGATTTAAAAGATAAAAATACGATGATGGATGACCTGCTTTCAAACCCTTTTGGTGACCAGGAGCTTGTCAATGTCAATGAAACAAAGACATCCCCTGCACCAAAAAGAATGGCTGATATGCTGTCTGAACAGGATCGTAGACAGGCAGAACAGATCTCACAGCAAATTGACCCGGGTGATCACCAATCCATTCTTCAGTACGGGACAGCTGCTCAATCCAAGCTATCGAACTTCTCACACTCTATGCTTGACCATGTTCAGAGAAAAGATGTTGGACCGATTGGCGATATTTTGAAGGAATTGATGGACCGGCTCGAACAGATCAATCCGGATGAATTGTCCAATGAAAAGAAAAATGTCTTTTCAAAGCTGTTTAACAGGGTCAGCAGCTCGGTAAATGAAATCTTATCGAAGTATCAGAAGGTCGGAGCTCAGGTAGACCGGATCAGTGTCAAGCTGGACCATTCAAAGAAATCACTGATGGATGATATTCAGATGCTTGACCAGCTGTATGATCAGAATAAAGCCTATTTTCAGGCACTTAATATTTATATTGCCGCAGCTGAACTGAAGCGGGACGAGCTTGAACAGTCAGTAATTCCTGCTCTCCGTAAAAAAGCTGAACAAAGCAATGATCAGATGGCTTATCAGGAAGTAAATGATATGATGCAGTTTATGGACCGGCTCGATAAAAGAATTCACGACCTGCAGTTAAGCAGACAGATTACGATCCAGAGTGCCCCGCAGATCAGGATGATACAAAATATTAATCAGGCACTGGCTGAAAAAATTCAGGCTTCCATCTTAACGGCAATCCCTCTGTGGAAAAATCAAATCGCCATTGCCCTTACTCTTTTCAGGCAGCAGCGTGCAGTAGAGGCTCAAAAGCAGGTTACGAAGACGACAAATGAGCTTCTGTTGAAGAATTCAGAGATGCTGAAAACGAACAGTATAGAAACAGCCAAAGAAAATGAACGTGGCATTGTTGACATCGAAACGTTAAAAACAACGCAGGCTAATCTTGTTCAGACCCTTGAAGAAACGCTCCGTATTCAGCAGGAAGGCCGTGAGAAACGCCGTTTGGCAGAAACAGAGATCCAGTCGATGGAGGCTGAATTAAAGCAGCAGCTTCTGCAATTAAAAAATAATAATAACCGATAA
- a CDS encoding 5-bromo-4-chloroindolyl phosphate hydrolysis family protein, which produces MKPFLYLAARLGISLPSASLTWLTSLFVFNAEFWEASLLGLGGGIIPFYTMKFFQNRSLMRSYGLTRQEYKYIHENLKEAQKKISRLQGKQFQIRSLSAMRQLNDMIKFSRRIFSIVKKDPKRFYASEQFFFYHLDSAVELTDKYTMLVTQPVKNKEVLSSLEETRKTLHELNSSLEEDLMKVLSNDIDTLRIELDMAKKSIEQKS; this is translated from the coding sequence ATGAAACCATTTTTATATTTAGCTGCCCGCCTTGGAATATCGCTTCCTTCAGCGAGCCTGACCTGGCTGACATCTTTATTTGTATTTAATGCTGAGTTTTGGGAGGCTTCCTTACTTGGACTTGGCGGAGGGATCATTCCGTTTTATACGATGAAGTTTTTTCAAAACAGGTCACTGATGCGATCGTACGGACTCACCCGTCAGGAATATAAATATATTCATGAAAACCTGAAAGAAGCACAAAAGAAAATATCCAGACTTCAGGGCAAGCAGTTTCAGATTCGTTCATTGTCTGCAATGAGACAGTTGAATGATATGATTAAGTTTTCAAGACGGATTTTTTCGATTGTTAAAAAAGACCCTAAACGTTTTTATGCTTCCGAGCAATTTTTCTTTTACCATCTTGACTCGGCGGTTGAATTAACCGACAAGTATACAATGCTTGTTACGCAACCCGTAAAAAATAAGGAAGTACTGTCATCACTTGAGGAAACTAGAAAAACGTTACATGAATTAAATTCTTCACTTGAAGAAGATTTAATGAAAGTGCTGTCGAACGATATTGATACGCTTCGCATCGAGCTTGATATGGCCAAAAAATCAATAGAACAGAAATCATAA
- a CDS encoding Rok-like winged helix domain-containing protein — protein MFDERTALKIRLEQMVDSEERILNEFRKEREAILTRLRELDKEEGLAVSSQMATEENNPLPAATEKPRKVKDIGKSKRMHEAAFTILKSTLEPIKGTDIQDFIEKETGYKVANITTFMKTIQKKDSNVRKLDRGLYIYESQK, from the coding sequence ATGTTTGATGAAAGAACGGCTTTGAAAATCAGGCTCGAGCAAATGGTTGATTCTGAAGAGCGGATCTTAAATGAGTTCAGAAAAGAAAGAGAAGCCATTCTTACACGACTGCGTGAGCTGGATAAAGAAGAAGGCCTTGCTGTTTCCTCACAAATGGCGACTGAAGAGAACAATCCACTGCCTGCGGCAACTGAAAAGCCTCGTAAAGTAAAGGATATTGGAAAATCCAAGAGGATGCATGAAGCAGCGTTTACCATCTTGAAAAGCACCCTTGAGCCGATTAAAGGAACGGATATTCAGGACTTTATTGAAAAAGAAACAGGGTATAAAGTTGCCAATATCACAACATTTATGAAGACAATACAGAAAAAAGACTCGAATGTGAGAAAGCTGGATCGCGGTCTTTATATTTATGAATCTCAAAAATAA
- a CDS encoding vWA domain-containing protein, with the protein MQRFIQFNDENINSFQLMQLIDLAKTLTKEKEMTVEYSPSNYLDVPEKTIFVSHFWDHRSAEDEWQGLISDVYLRGEGSLNHSDVKEINRFIAFTKTLSIPSFAKQLFMVIEDLRVEEIVKLKRAGTKKAFSTRRRLYRKYFESQLNVHLVKGVTTDALFNLLYLHIFAETPVADWPDIHPEVNLAKPYLTQQIERSHDVKTTADVASICRNVCEVLDELLRKDMLNEYFHLPEKTMKDWEEGLTFDDLKRKDPLINDDAEKEKPDGEEEAVEEEFKSWHRETEEKGESFLQFDLEAGTKTSIQADAAREGDDQEQALGSVQGSTKKSSKNQFDQQEVERKLEEKNDGGSGQYGKDNEQAYAVFEEAGPSSADDHAHYQIYRKDITHYQKKLQKMIEKTLDHKKILPRTHLVKGRLSKKLIPFFTDEQPRVFYKKNEESPKIDATFTLLLDCSASMYDKMDETKKGLVLFHEALKSIQVPHEITGFWEDAAKAGSSKYPSHLKTVIPYDQSIYSQNGAAIMQLQPEEDNRDGYAIRLMTERLVRRTEKQKFLLVFSDGEPAAADYSQNGILDTHEAVLSARKQGIQVMNVFLSTSEIPESQKQIIQNIYGKYSLFVQDVQELPDVLFPLLKRLLIKSI; encoded by the coding sequence ATGCAGCGTTTTATTCAGTTTAATGATGAAAACATAAATTCGTTTCAGCTCATGCAGCTGATCGATCTTGCCAAAACTTTAACGAAAGAAAAAGAAATGACTGTGGAATACAGCCCTAGTAACTATCTAGATGTACCGGAAAAAACGATATTCGTCAGCCATTTCTGGGACCATCGTTCAGCTGAAGATGAATGGCAAGGACTGATCTCTGACGTTTATTTGCGTGGAGAAGGGTCGTTAAATCATTCAGATGTTAAAGAGATTAACCGCTTTATCGCGTTTACGAAAACACTGTCCATACCATCTTTCGCCAAGCAGCTTTTTATGGTGATTGAGGACTTGAGAGTCGAAGAAATCGTCAAGCTGAAAAGAGCGGGGACAAAAAAAGCTTTTTCAACGAGAAGAAGACTTTACCGGAAGTACTTTGAATCACAGCTGAATGTACATTTAGTAAAAGGTGTCACAACAGATGCGTTATTTAATTTGCTATACCTTCACATATTTGCAGAAACACCCGTTGCTGACTGGCCTGATATTCATCCTGAAGTGAACCTGGCAAAACCGTATCTGACCCAGCAGATCGAACGGTCACATGACGTAAAAACAACAGCAGATGTGGCGTCAATCTGTCGCAATGTATGTGAGGTACTTGATGAGCTGTTGCGTAAAGATATGCTTAATGAGTACTTTCATCTTCCGGAGAAAACGATGAAGGATTGGGAAGAGGGTCTGACCTTTGATGATCTTAAAAGAAAAGATCCCCTCATTAATGATGATGCCGAAAAAGAAAAACCTGACGGGGAAGAGGAAGCCGTAGAGGAAGAATTTAAAAGCTGGCATAGAGAAACAGAAGAAAAAGGGGAATCGTTCCTCCAGTTTGATCTTGAGGCCGGAACAAAAACCTCCATTCAGGCAGATGCCGCCCGAGAAGGTGATGACCAGGAGCAGGCGTTAGGTTCTGTACAGGGCAGTACGAAGAAATCCTCTAAAAATCAGTTTGATCAGCAGGAAGTGGAACGTAAACTTGAGGAAAAAAATGATGGGGGATCAGGTCAATACGGTAAAGATAATGAACAGGCATATGCCGTTTTTGAAGAAGCGGGACCATCATCAGCAGATGATCACGCTCATTATCAGATTTACCGAAAAGACATCACCCATTATCAGAAAAAGCTTCAGAAAATGATTGAAAAAACGCTTGATCATAAAAAAATACTGCCAAGAACGCACCTTGTCAAAGGAAGGCTGAGTAAAAAGCTGATCCCGTTTTTTACAGATGAACAGCCGCGTGTTTTTTATAAGAAAAATGAAGAGTCACCAAAAATTGACGCGACTTTCACATTACTGCTCGATTGCTCCGCTTCAATGTATGACAAAATGGACGAAACAAAAAAAGGTCTTGTACTGTTTCATGAAGCCTTAAAGTCGATTCAGGTTCCTCATGAGATCACAGGATTCTGGGAGGACGCTGCAAAAGCCGGAAGCAGTAAATACCCATCCCACTTGAAAACAGTCATCCCATATGATCAATCCATTTATTCTCAAAACGGAGCGGCGATCATGCAGCTTCAGCCGGAGGAAGATAATCGTGATGGATATGCGATCCGTCTAATGACAGAAAGGCTCGTCAGAAGGACGGAAAAACAGAAGTTTCTGCTCGTGTTCTCAGATGGTGAACCGGCAGCGGCTGATTACAGCCAAAACGGAATCCTTGATACGCATGAAGCCGTATTATCTGCACGCAAGCAGGGCATACAGGTTATGAACGTTTTCTTATCAACATCTGAGATCCCAGAATCCCAAAAGCAGATTATCCAGAATATATATGGGAAGTACAGCTTATTTGTCCAGGATGTTCAGGAGCTTCCGGATGTTCTTTTCCCACTGCTGAAAAGGTTGCTTATTAAGAGTATTTAG
- a CDS encoding DUF6501 family protein, with amino-acid sequence MIHLDWEKRETIKQVKCVHDNAAKYVVNNVLTVGKTYDVKNETEEFIFIIDNSGKIGGFYKNYFEAV; translated from the coding sequence ATGATTCACTTGGATTGGGAAAAGCGTGAAACCATTAAGCAGGTTAAGTGTGTACACGATAATGCTGCAAAGTACGTTGTTAATAATGTACTGACGGTAGGAAAAACATATGACGTAAAAAATGAAACCGAGGAATTTATCTTTATTATTGATAATAGCGGAAAGATCGGCGGTTTTTACAAAAACTATTTTGAAGCTGTATAA
- a CDS encoding ArsR/SmtB family transcription factor translates to MSQFYFFADEVADIYRLFGDRTRLIMAKKMAQDDWTVSDFVHLFGISQPLVSQHIKKLKDANLIKEQRQGKRILYRLDHTAQFYPLVLKIIEPVKNGELDHVMA, encoded by the coding sequence ATGAGTCAATTTTACTTCTTTGCTGATGAGGTTGCTGATATATATCGCCTGTTCGGCGATCGCACTCGCCTTATTATGGCCAAAAAAATGGCACAGGACGACTGGACCGTATCTGATTTTGTTCACCTTTTCGGAATCAGCCAGCCTTTAGTCAGCCAGCACATTAAAAAATTAAAAGATGCAAATCTGATCAAAGAACAGCGGCAGGGGAAGAGAATTCTTTACCGGCTTGATCATACTGCACAGTTTTATCCACTCGTTCTCAAAATTATTGAACCTGTAAAAAACGGTGAACTTGATCACGTGATGGCCTAA
- a CDS encoding ATP-binding protein — protein sequence MTNILDQLPEEIMDMINNTPESPEEDKRRIGTGGYTSDDPAILADAVVSMALKKNILLKGPTGSGKTKLAETVSSIFRQPMYSINCSVDLDAEAMLGFKTIEQVDGKSVITFVEGPVIQAMKKGQILYIDEINMAKPETLPILNGVLDYRRTITNPFTNEVIQAAEGFKVVAAINEGYVGTVPLNEALKNRFVVIDVPYISGETLKTVIKNESQLRNDVLIDQFIQLSGDLLTQVQNGQVSEEAASIRALLDTCDLALYMPPIRAVQRGITDKLEDEREQAAVRNIAETIFG from the coding sequence ATGACGAACATTTTAGATCAGTTACCCGAAGAGATTATGGATATGATAAATAATACACCTGAATCCCCTGAGGAGGATAAAAGGAGAATAGGCACTGGCGGCTATACCTCTGATGATCCCGCCATTTTAGCAGATGCGGTTGTCAGTATGGCGTTGAAAAAGAATATTTTATTAAAGGGGCCTACCGGTTCGGGCAAGACAAAGCTGGCCGAGACAGTCAGCTCCATTTTCCGTCAGCCGATGTACAGCATTAACTGTTCTGTTGACCTTGATGCAGAAGCCATGCTCGGCTTTAAAACCATTGAACAGGTTGATGGTAAATCTGTCATTACCTTCGTCGAGGGTCCTGTTATTCAGGCGATGAAAAAAGGACAGATCCTCTACATTGATGAAATCAACATGGCAAAGCCGGAAACACTGCCAATCCTTAATGGAGTGCTTGATTATCGCAGAACGATCACGAACCCTTTTACCAATGAAGTGATTCAGGCAGCGGAAGGCTTTAAAGTCGTAGCTGCCATCAATGAAGGATATGTCGGAACCGTGCCATTAAATGAAGCGCTGAAAAACCGCTTTGTCGTTATTGATGTGCCATATATTTCAGGAGAAACACTTAAAACAGTCATTAAAAATGAAAGTCAGTTGAGAAACGACGTATTAATCGATCAGTTTATTCAACTGTCAGGAGACTTATTAACCCAGGTGCAAAATGGACAGGTATCTGAAGAAGCCGCTTCGATTCGTGCGCTGCTCGATACATGTGATCTGGCTCTTTACATGCCGCCAATAAGAGCGGTACAACGGGGTATAACTGATAAACTTGAGGATGAACGCGAACAGGCAGCAGTCAGAAATATTGCAGAAACCATTTTCGGATGA
- a CDS encoding C45 family autoproteolytic acyltransferase/hydolase has product MQQFHLDVIKGRGSHFELGKQAGRLFQQTPLYHSHVKRRDRSKKAYHTDEKIAKSYFDQFSPGLWNELEGLSSVMAWDTSEVIHEYSGWQQDWKKSGCSVLMKKGYFARNYDYHPKTYEGRLMLWQPERGYASIGVAGRMIGRIDGMNEKGLCVGFHFVNRKNPGKGFTCSIIARFLLDSCSTTDEAVAMLKEIPHRHAFNYTLYDAHGKHAVVEASALGVAVRNEEMDTACTNHFETSIKSSENRYQLKESISRLHMIHQQGQTAHNPLEAFKKFNDPAYGIFKKNYGSWAGTIHTAVYQPSTLKMFFGAGQNAVPLEIDFGKWLQGERFPVTKVFGKIDSAEAFSHVNQPSTSS; this is encoded by the coding sequence ATGCAGCAGTTCCACCTCGATGTAATTAAGGGAAGGGGGTCCCACTTTGAACTTGGAAAACAGGCAGGAAGATTATTTCAACAGACCCCTCTCTATCATTCTCACGTAAAACGGCGTGACCGCTCAAAAAAAGCGTATCACACGGATGAAAAAATCGCGAAGTCTTATTTTGATCAATTTTCTCCTGGGCTGTGGAATGAGCTGGAAGGGCTCAGCTCTGTCATGGCTTGGGACACTTCGGAAGTAATTCACGAATATTCCGGCTGGCAGCAGGACTGGAAAAAATCAGGCTGTTCAGTACTCATGAAAAAGGGCTATTTTGCCCGTAATTATGATTATCACCCTAAAACATACGAAGGCAGGCTGATGCTGTGGCAACCAGAAAGAGGTTACGCATCCATCGGGGTTGCAGGAAGAATGATAGGAAGAATTGATGGAATGAATGAAAAAGGACTTTGTGTTGGTTTTCATTTTGTTAACCGGAAAAACCCCGGTAAAGGCTTTACATGCTCGATTATCGCCCGCTTTCTGCTCGACAGCTGTTCAACCACAGATGAAGCCGTAGCGATGCTAAAAGAGATTCCTCATCGGCACGCCTTTAATTACACGCTTTATGATGCACACGGTAAACATGCTGTCGTAGAAGCTTCCGCACTCGGGGTCGCCGTCCGTAATGAGGAAATGGACACAGCCTGCACAAATCATTTTGAAACTTCGATAAAATCATCTGAAAACCGTTATCAGCTAAAGGAATCCATCAGCAGACTTCATATGATCCACCAGCAGGGGCAAACAGCACATAACCCATTGGAGGCCTTTAAGAAGTTCAACGATCCTGCATATGGGATTTTCAAAAAGAACTATGGAAGCTGGGCTGGTACGATTCATACCGCTGTATATCAGCCTTCAACATTAAAAATGTTTTTTGGAGCCGGACAAAATGCGGTTCCCTTGGAAATCGATTTTGGTAAGTGGCTTCAGGGAGAACGTTTTCCTGTGACAAAAGTTTTCGGCAAAATTGATTCAGCAGAAGCGTTCAGTCACGTGAATCAACCTTCAACATCTTCTTGA